Proteins from one Podarcis raffonei isolate rPodRaf1 chromosome 1, rPodRaf1.pri, whole genome shotgun sequence genomic window:
- the LOC128402026 gene encoding cytochrome c oxidase assembly factor 8 isoform X2: MRSTTLRSSVYVWKEASVRMREAASFCPPSHSCHDWIGPPDRCSNLRPVIFYISKHESPLERRLRELRQETQVWNQQFWADQNISFRKEKEEFVCSKLKSKGLQLRDEKGQKITLSAEEMAEFYKAFLSKNFKKHFYYNRDWYKRNFTITFLMGQVAFEKACKRFGLKKSEAES; the protein is encoded by the exons ATGAGATCTACAACCCTGCGCAGCAGCGTCTACGTCTGGAAGGAAGCCAGTGTGCGAATGCGAGAG gctgCAAGTTTTTGCCCTCCTTCACACTCTTGCCACGATTGGATTGGTCCTCCTGATCGATGTTCAAACCTCCGACCAGTAATATTTTATATATCCAAACACGAATCCCCACTGGAACGAAGGCTTAGAGAGCTTAGACAGGAAACTCAGGTTTGGAATCAGCAGTTCTGGGCAGACCAGAATATATCATTTAGAAAG GAAAAAGAAGAATTTGTCTGTTCCAAATTGAAATCCAAAGGTCTACAACTGAGAGATGAAAAAG gCCAGAAAATAACATTGTCTGCAGAAGAAATGGCTGAATTTTACAAAGCCTTTTTaagcaaaaactttaaaaaacatttctattATAACAG AGATTGGTATAAACGAAATTTTACCATCACATTTCTCATGGGACAAGTGGCGTTTGAGAAAGCTTGCAAGAGATTTGGATTGAAAAAGAGTGAAGCTGAAAGCTAG
- the LOC128402026 gene encoding cytochrome c oxidase assembly factor 8 isoform X1 — MRPRPFFLSPPSPPYGYLLRLERDRDVRCSRRPAVKRKGRSRPLPVIESWSRLSARRPGGRGRCAHASVVRRKMAASVKSRVSLSRSVAAASRASFVRFSSSSPGGSPRGGGPEAGGVSPPHESRAASFCPPSHSCHDWIGPPDRCSNLRPVIFYISKHESPLERRLRELRQETQVWNQQFWADQNISFRKEKEEFVCSKLKSKGLQLRDEKGQKITLSAEEMAEFYKAFLSKNFKKHFYYNRDWYKRNFTITFLMGQVAFEKACKRFGLKKSEAES, encoded by the exons ATGCGCCCTCgtccttttttcctctctccGCCTTCCCCGCCCTACGGCTATTTGTTGAGGCTGGAGAGGGATCGCGACGTTCGGTGTTCGCGACGCCCTGCCGTAAAGCGGAAAGGCAGAAGTCGACCGTTGCCTGTTATCGAGAGTTGGAGCCGGTTATCCGCTCGGCGACCGGGTGGAAGGGGTCGATGTGCGCATGCGTCGGTCGTGCGCCGAAAGATGGCGGCGTCTGTGAAGAGCCGAGTTTCCCTCAGCCGCTCGGTGGCGGCGGCTTCACGCGCATCTTTCGTCCGTTTTTCCTCCTCGTCCCCCGGGGGTTCCCCTCGCGGCGGAGGGCCTGAGGCCGGGGGTGTATCTCCGCCCCACGAAAGCCGG gctgCAAGTTTTTGCCCTCCTTCACACTCTTGCCACGATTGGATTGGTCCTCCTGATCGATGTTCAAACCTCCGACCAGTAATATTTTATATATCCAAACACGAATCCCCACTGGAACGAAGGCTTAGAGAGCTTAGACAGGAAACTCAGGTTTGGAATCAGCAGTTCTGGGCAGACCAGAATATATCATTTAGAAAG GAAAAAGAAGAATTTGTCTGTTCCAAATTGAAATCCAAAGGTCTACAACTGAGAGATGAAAAAG gCCAGAAAATAACATTGTCTGCAGAAGAAATGGCTGAATTTTACAAAGCCTTTTTaagcaaaaactttaaaaaacatttctattATAACAG AGATTGGTATAAACGAAATTTTACCATCACATTTCTCATGGGACAAGTGGCGTTTGAGAAAGCTTGCAAGAGATTTGGATTGAAAAAGAGTGAAGCTGAAAGCTAG
- the BAG5 gene encoding BAG family molecular chaperone regulator 5 — MDMGNQHPSIKRLQEIQKEVKEFESQVISFSGLSSDRAYKKLERVLTKQLFEIDSVDAEGRGDVQQARKRAAQETERLLKELEQNANHPRRLEIESLFNEAQSLVEQEITAFYKGGNCVTEEFEEGIQDIIFRLTQVKTGGKLFLRKARYRTLTKVCAVQEIIDSCTKQQPSLPLSSDAHPSVSKINSVMVDVNKAKGTLIAVLMGVNNNETCRHLSCVLTGLIADLDALDVCGRPEIRNYRKEVVEEINKLQKYLDLEEEADATSAYDLAQNRCIIKIEEIRKKMKEIHASLLKVERASDLYLKSKAELQGLIAQLDEVSPGKNPCIREARRRAVIEVQTLITYIDLKEALVKRQMFAEQTEAEPASHKAVWNILGNVSQIQQEVLSFDGNRTDKNYMRLEELLTKQLLALDAIDPQGDEHSKAARKQAVKLAQNILYYLDMKTDEWEY, encoded by the coding sequence ATGGATATGGGTAACCAACATCCTTCCATTAAGAGGCTACAAGAAATACAGAAAGAAGTCAAAGAGTTTGAGTCACAAGTAATATCCTTCAGTGGTCTGTCTAGTGACAGAGCTTACAAGAAACTAgagagagttttgactaaacaacTTTTTGAAATCGATTCTGTGGATGCTGAAGGCAGAGGTGATGTTCAGCAAGCCAGGAAGAGGGCTGCCCAGGAAACTGAAAGACTGCTTAAGGAACTGGAGCAGAATGCAAACCACCCCCGAAGGTTGGAGATTGAATCCCTGTTTAATGAAGCACAATCATTGGTGGAACAAGAAATCACAGCTTTTTACAAAGGAGGCAATTGTGTAACTGAGGAATTTGAAGAAGGTATTCAAGATATCATCTTTAGGCTCACTCAGGTGAAAACTGGAGGGAAACTCTTTCTACGGAAAGCCAGGTATCGCACTCTGACCAAAGTGTGTGCTGTTCAAGAAATTATAGACAGTTGTACAAAGCAGCAGCCTTCACTGCCATTGTCCAGTGATGCACATCCTTCTGTCTCTAAGATTAATTCTGTCATGGTTGATGTGAACAAAGCGAAAGGGACCCTTATTGCTGTTTTAATGGGAGTAAATAACAATGAGACCTGTAGACATTTATCTTGCGTGCTCACTGGCCTGATTGCTGATCTGGATGCCTTAGATGTATGTGGCCGTCCAGAAATAAGGAACTACCGTAAAGAAGTTGTGGAGGAGATCAATAAATTGCAGAAATACCTGGATCTTGAAGAAGAAGCTGATGCCACTTCTGCTTATGACTTGGCACAAAACAGGTGCATTATAAAAATTGAGGAAATCCGCAAAAAGATGAAAGAGATTCATGCTTCTCTTTTAAAAGTAGAGAGAGCTTCAGATTTATACCTGAAGTCAAAAGCAGAACTGCAAGGGTTAATTGCACAGTTGGATGAAGTGAGTCCAGGCAAAAATCCTTGTATccgagaagccaggaggagagcAGTGATAGAAGTACAAACCCTCATAACATATATTGACTTAAAGGAAGCACTTGTCAAGCGACAAATGTTTGCAGAGCAAACAGAAGCAGAACCCGCATCACATAAAGCTGTTTGGAATATTCTTGGAAATGTGTCCCAAATTCAGCAAGAGGTGCTGTCTTTCGATGGAAACCGAACTGATAAGAACTACATGAGACTAGAGGAGCTCCTCACCAAACAACTTCTAGCACTTGATGCTATAGACCCGCAAGGGGATGAGCACTCAAAAGCAGCCAGGAAGCAGGCAGTGAAGCTTGCGCAGAATATTCTTTACTACTTAGACATGAAAACAGATGAATGGGAATATTAA